The Pseudomonas fluorescens genome segment CCGGTCTCCATGCGTGCCGCGCGCACACCCTGCGCGATCAGCGCCTGACGCCAGGCTTCGGCTTTGAGCCCGGAAACCGTCACCCGCAAAGTGGTGTCGAGGTTCAGGCCACGAGACAGCAGACGCAGCCAGGTGTCATCCGGATCACCGGCCAGTTTCGGCAATTTCAGCTCACCGGTGTCTTTCAACTGGCGCAACAGGGTCGCGGATGTCGGCAGCAGCTCACCCAACGGCGTGGCGGCCTCGAATTGCTCGACGTGCAGATAGGCTTTGCGATTGCCGCGAGTGATGCTGTACAGCGCCACCAGCGTGTTGTCGCGAGGTGCCGCCAGCCTCAGCAGCAGATAGGCCTGCTGCTCGTCGGCGCCGTACAGCTTGGCATTGCCGAATACCTCGTTGGCCCACAGGCTGCTTTCGCCGCAATCCCTGGCCTGACACCAGAACAACAGTTCAGCGTCCTGTTTTTGCAGGGCCTCGCGGGCGACGGTGAAGGCTTCGTTGGCGGAGTGTTCGGGTGGCAGTTCGTAGGTGACCGAGGTGGTCTGCCCCCGGGCGCCGACCTGACCGTCGAAACGCAACTGGCCGCTGATCTTGCGGATCGAGCCCATCGGGTAGATCCGCTCCAGCGTCGCGGCCGGGCGATAGTCAACGATCTGCGCATCGGCCAGACGCGGCACGATCGGCAGATCCTGACTGCCCGGCAGGTCGGCAGCGAGCAACACGGGACTGAAACAGCACAGCGCCAGCAGACTGAAAGATCGCATGGACAGGCTCATCGGATCGGCATGGCCGGAGCGTCTTTCTGGCTATTCGGGTTCGCAGCGGTGTAGAAATCCATTGTGGTTGTCTCCCATTTCAACCCGCCCAGCCTCGACAGTTGCCCGGGGCAAGTCAAGGAATGGCGAAGAACCGATTGAAACAGTCTGCGACAAGGACCGCACCCGACTCGTCGTTCAGGTGCAAATGGTGCCCGCCGGGCAGCTGTTCCCGGCTAAAGGGTAGACGTTCCAGCAGCTCTGGATGCTTGGCCAGCATGCCGTCGGCCGCCACCACCAATTGTGCAGGACAGGCGATCCGCTGGATGAAGGCCATCGCCTGCTCCTGGGTCAGACGCAATGGCGATGGCAGGGTCAGCCGGCTGTCGGTGCGCCAGGTGTAACCGCCGGGCACTGGCATCAGGCCTCGTTGCGCCAGCAGTTCGGCGGCCTCCCGGCTGACCGCCACCAGGCCTTTCATGCGCACTTCGATGGCCCGGTCGAGGGTGGCGTAGACCGGTTTGCGTTTTTCTCGCAAATCAAGCTGCGCCTGCAGGGCCATGCCCATGCGTTCGGCGGCGTTTTCGCCTTTATCCGTGGGAGGAATCACCCCGTCGATCAATGCCAGATGGGTGATGCGCTCCGGCAACGACCCCGCCAGCACCAGTGAAACTATCGCCCCCAGCGAATGGCCGAGCAGGCCGAAGCGCTTCCAGCCCAATTGTTCGGCCACTTGCAGCACGTCATAGGCGTAGTCCCACAACGCGTAACCTGCGCCGACCGGACGATGCCCCGAATGACCGTGGCCGGCCATGTCCAGCGCAACAATGCGCAAGCCTTCAAGTTTGGGCGCAAGGCGGGCGAAGCTGTTGGCATTGTCCAGCCAGCCGTGCAGGGCGATCACCGGCAACCCGTCTTCCGGGCCGAAAATATGCGCCGCCAGTTCGATATGCGGCAGGCTCAGGCGCACTTCCTCGACCACAGGGCTCATGCACAATCCTTTTGCTGGCGGTTTTCCCAGCGACTGAACAGTTTTTTCAGCAGCTGCGCGGTGTCCTGCGGACGTTCAAGGGGAAACATGTGACCGCCCGGCACTGTGAGCGACTCGCCCTGAGGCAGACGGCCGACGAACCGGGTGTGATGGTTCATCACCACACGACTCTTGTGCCCGCGCACCACCGCCAGCGGCACCTTAAGCTGCCGGGTACGCCCGGGACTGGTGTGCGGCACGCCTCGATAGATGCTGATCTCGGTGGCCGGATCGAAGCGCAGGCGCAACTTGTCACCGACCTTGTGCAAACCGTGTTGCAGGTAGGCGTCGAAGCACTCGGGATCGAAGCCGCGGAACAGGGTCTTGCCGGCAAAGTAGCTGCGGGCACTGTCAAGGTCGGCGAACTCTTCACGCCGCCCCAGGGTGCGACCGGCCGGGGTGAGTTTGTCGATGAAACCAAAGCGTTTGGCAGCGCGGATCACCCATTGATCGGTGCGGGTCAGCACTGGCGAATCGAGCATCACCACCCCGCGATACAGCTCCGGGCAACGCAGTGCGGCGTGCAGATGCAGCATCCCGCCGAAGGAATGGCCAACGCCCCACACCGGCTCCTCCTGCTGCTGCAGGTGATGAATCAGCTCGTCGACCAGGTGGTACCAGTTGTCACCCGCCGGGAAACGCGGATCGTGGGCATGTTGCTCCAGATGCGTCACCCGGAACTCGGGCGCCAGCGCCGAGAACAGCTTGCCGTAGGTGCCCGACGGGAAACCGTTGGCATGAGCGAAAAAGATCGGTTGCGACATACCGGTAAATCCATGAGCGGTAAACAGGCGTTGATTGTCCGCAAGACCGCGTTGCACAGCAATGACCGTAACTGCCAGGAATGATGACAGTCCGGTCAGGGCCATGACGGATCGGTCAGCGTGCGGGTGGCTGTTCGCCCAACGGCACCACCGCCATGGTCAGCCGCGACACGCAACTGGCCTTGCCTTCATCGCTGGTCAGGCGGATGTCCCAGACGTGAGTGGTGCGGCCGATGTGAATCGGCTTGGCCACCGCCGTCACCCGCCCACTGCGCAGGCCCCGCAGGTGGTTGGCGTTGATCTCCAGACCCACGCAATAGAACTTGCTGGCGTCGATGCACAGGTAACTGGCCATCGAGCCGACCGTCTCGGCCAGCACCACCGAGGCGCCGCCGTGCAGCAAGCCATAAGGCTGGTGGGTGCGATGGTCGATCACCATGCTGGCCGTCAGGGACTCTTCGTCGAAGGACTCGAAACGGATGTCCAGCACTTCGCCGATGGTGTTTTTCTGGATTGCGTTCAACTGCTCGATGTCGGGAGTGGTGCGCCACAAGGTCATCGCAGGCTTTCCTTTGTTGTTTTGATCGTCACTCAATCCTGCCACAGCACCGCCTCGCTGCGCTCGCTCCATTCTTCGAAGCGCGCGCCGTAGGTGTCTTCGATGACGTTGCGCTTGATTTTCAGGGTCGGCGTGAGGAAACCGTTCTCCACCGCCCAACTGTCCTTGACCACCACCAGACGGCGCAGCCGCTCATGCTTGTCGAGCGCGGCGTTGACCTCCTCCAGCAGCTTTTCCAGGCTCGAATGCAGTTGCGGTCGTGCGTCTTCATGCCCGGCTGCCGAGATCACACACAGCCCCAGCGGTGCACTCAGACCATCGCCGACCACACAGACCTGCTCGATCCGGGTGTGTACGGCGAGGCGGTTTTCGATCGGCGCCGGGGCGACGTACTTGCCTTTGCTGGTCTTGAAGATTTCCTTGAGCCGCCCGGTCAGGCGCAAACGGCCTTCGGCGTCCTGCTCGCCCTTGTCACCCGTGCGCAGGAAACCGTCGGCGGTCAGGGTTTCGGCGGTTTTCTGCGGTTCCTTGAAATAGCCAAGCATGTTGGCCTGGCTGCGCACCTGCACTTCGCCGGATTCGTCGATTCGCACCTCGACGTCAGGACATGGCCGGCCGATCCAGCCTTCCTTGTATTGCCCCGGCAGGCAGATATGCGAATAGCCGCAGCTCTCGGTCATGCCGTAGACCTCCAGCACGTCGAGCCCGAGCTTCTGATACCAGCGCAACAAGGTCAGCGGCACCGGCGCGGCACCGGACAACGCCACGCGCAAGGCATCCAGCCCCAATCCGACCAACACTTTGTGGCCGATCCGTTTGCCGATAAAGGGCAGACCCAGGAGGAAATCCAGACGTTTCGCCGGGATCTTGCTGTAGACGCCCATCTGGAATTTGGTCCAGATCCGCGGCACGCCAAACATCGCCGTGGGCCGCGCGCGCTTCAGATCGGTGAGAAAGGTATCGAGGCTCTCGGCAAAGAACACCGTCTGCCCGGTATAGATCGACGCCAGTTCGACGAACATGCGCTCGGCGACATGACACAACGGCAGATAGGACAGCAGCCGGTCGTTTTCATTGAGGCCGAACAACTGCGTGCCGCGGGTGGTGGCGAAACCGAGATTGGCGAAGCTGTGCATCACGCCTTTAGGCAGGCCGGTGGTGCCGGAGGTGTAGATGATCGTCGCCAGTTGATCGGCGGCGGGACGTGGATCGTCCTGGATCGGGGAATAGCGTTGCAGGTCGCCCCAGTTGAAATCGAAGTCGCCCGGCGGGTGCAGCGGCAGGCTGATGGTCGGCAGATCAGCCGGAACACCGGTCGACATCCCCGGCCAGTCATCCAGTTTGCCGATAAACGCCAGTACGCTTTGCGAGTGAGTGAGTACCTGATTGACCGAGTCGGCCGTGAGATTGGGATAGAGCGGCACCGAAACATGCCCGGCCATCCAGATGGCCAGGTCGGCGATGATCCAGTGGGCGCAGTTTTTCGAGATCAGCGCGATGTGGCTGCCCTGTGGCAACTCCCGGGAGCGCAGCCAGTGTGCGGCACAACGGGCCTGATGACCGACGTCGGCCCAGGTCAGCGTCTCGACCTGCCCGCCGCCGACGGGTTGCACCAGAAAGCGTTGGCGCGGGTGCCGGGCCTCGCGTTCGTAGAACACGTCCAGCGGCAATCGAAAAGCAGCAGACATGCGACTCGCTCCTTTCTTTTTGGGATGGAGCAAGCGTAGTCAACCAAGCAAGTGCTTGGTTGACTATTTCATACAAAAAATTTCACGGATGCTTGAGGCTGTTGAGCGTCATCGACCCGATCAGCAACTCGCTGTGTTCGAGCTCGGCGAGCCCGGCGGTGCTGACCTTTTCCGGCGGATAGCCGGCGCCGTGTTGCAGGTAGCTGAGCAGATGCCCGACCAGCGGATTGTGGCTGACCAGCAGCACATTGCTTACCGACACCAGTTGCTCGGCGACGCGGTCCGGATCGACTTCCGGTGTCAGCCATTCGACCGTGCGGATCTCCGGTTCGAAGCCCAGCGCCTCGCGCACCAGCTGTGCGGTCTGCTGCGCCCGCAAGTACGGGCTGGCGTAGATCGCCGTCAGTGGCTGGCCCATCAACCGGGCGGCGCTGCTGAGCACTTCCTTGCGACCGTGAGCGGTCAGTTCCCGCTCCGAATCGGGTCGTGAGCCATAGGGCTCGGCCTCGCCGTGACGCAATACCCAGAGTTTCATAGCTTGGGTTCCTCATCGCGGGCCGGATGCGGTGCTGGCGCGACAACGTGTGGCGCTTCACCTTCCGGGGTACGCGGCGCCGGCCAGTCGGCGAACGGCCAAGGCTTCTGGTCGCTGTGGAAACTGCCGAACCGGCCGATCTGGGCCAGGAACTGGCTCAGGCTGTCGCCGAAATTCATCAGACCGGCGCTCGGGGCGCCATAGATCAAACGATAGATCAACTGCACCAGCACCAACGCGCCGAGGATGAACTGCGCCACCTGCCAGACCAGGATGTAGACAATCATCCACAACACCCGCAGGAGGATGGATTCATATTTGGCTTCGGTTTTCGGATCGTTCATGGCCTGTTCCCTGCTGAATCAGTTGAAACCACTGGTGGAAATAAAGTCGACATCGGTTTTCGGCTCGGCACGCATCAGCAGACCGATCACCTGCTCAAGCGTGCGCCCTTCGAACAGGATCGCATGCAGTCCGGCGACCAGCGGCATGTACACGCCAACCTCCTGAGCCTTGGCCTTGAGCACTTTCAGGGTGTTGACGCCTTCGGCCACTTCACCCAGGCGCGACACCGCTTCGTCGAGACTCAAGCCCTGACCGAGGGCGAAACCGACCTGGTAGTTGCGGCTCTTGGGCGACGAGCAGGTGACGATCAGATCGCCGACACCGGCCAGACCGAGGAACGTCATCGGGTTGGCACCCTGATTCACCGCAAACCGGGTCATCTCGGCCAGGGCGCGGGTGATCAGCATGCTCTTGGTGTTTTCGCCCATATTCAGTGCCACCGCCATGCCGGCGATGATCGCGTAAACGTTTTTCAGTGCGCCGCCCAGCTCCACGCCGAAGCGGTCGGCGCTGGCGTAAACGCGGAAGGTACGGCCATGCAGCGCGGCCTGCACGGCCTTGCAGAGTTCTTCGTCTTCGCTGGCAACCACCGTGGCGGTCAGCGCGTGCTCGGCGATTTCCCGTGCCAGGTTCGGCCCGGAAAGCACGCCGATGCGCGCCTGGGGGGCGATCTCTTCGAGAATCTGGCTCATCAGTTTGAAGGTATGGGCTTCGATGCCCTTGGTCAGGCTGACCAACATCTTGCCGCTCAGGCGCTCGGCATGAGGCGCCAAAACCGTGCGCAGCGCGCTGGACGGCAACGCCACGAAACACAAATCGCAGGCATCGAGGGTTTCCTGCAGGTCGGTGACGGCAGTCACGCCCGGCAGAATCTTGATGCCCTTGAGATAACGCGGGTTCTCGCGATTGACCCGGATGGCCTCGGCCTGCTCGGGGTCACGCATCCACTGCCGGACTTGATGGCCGTTCTCGGCCAACAGATTGGCCACGGCGGTACCGAAACTTCCGCCTCCCAGGACCGCAATCGGGCGCTGTTCAGTCATATGTAATCCGTTAATCCATACCAGTGGCGATGCGGGCATTATACGGAGCGGCCCCTTCTCGGACAGCCCCGGCGTCAATTACCCGCACTTGTAGGAAGAAGACCAATAAAACCGAGGAAAATGCCCGCAACGTGACTGGAAAAGTCACTGTCCTCGGTTAACATGCGCGCCAATTCTTTGCTATCAAGGCTGCGTCGTGTTTTCTGGCATTCCCTCCCCGCGTTCGTCCCTGCTGCTGGCGCTGGTGTTCAGCCCGATGCTGCTGGCGGACGACCTGTTTGTCGACAGCGAGGCCTTGCCCCAGATCCTCACGGCCACGCGCCTGAAACAATCGCCGGCGGAGGTCCCCGGCAGCATGACCGTACTCGACAGCGAACTGATCAACGCCAGCGGCGCCAGGGACATCAGCGAACTGCTGCGCCTGGTGCCGGGGATGATGGTCGGCAACATCAGCGGCAATCAGGCGGTGGTGAACTATCACGGCACCAACGCCACCGAAGCGCGGCGCATGCAAGTGCTGATCGATGGCCGCTCGGTGTACCGCGCCGGCCTGGCCACGGTGGACTGGAGCGACATCCCGGTGGCCATGGAAGACATCGAGCGCATCGAAGTCTTTCGCGGCCCGAACACCGTCAGCTATGGCGCCAACGCGCTGATGGCGGTGGTCAACATCATCACCCGCAACCCCGCCGACAGCCACGGCACACGGCTGAAAATCACCCGTGGCCAGCGTGGCATCAACGATTTCTATGCCAGTCAGGGAACAGGCTGGAATGGCGGCGACCTGCGCCTGTCGCTGTCGGGCCAGGAGGACGACGGCTTCGACAGCGATCGCACCGGCGCCGATTACCGCGACAGCCGCCGTTTGAACCGCTTCAGCCTTGCAGTCAGCCAGACGCTGAGCGACAACCAGAGCGTGGACTGGCAGCTCAATGCCAAGGACGGGACCAACCAGCGGCCCTACACCTACCGCCCGGTGTTCTCCGGGATTACCGCTGCCGGAAACAATTCCGACGTGATCGCCAAGGACTACGCCGGCTCGGTGCGCTGGAACCTGGACATCAACCCCGATCACAGCCTTTATGTACAAGGCTCGGCGCAACACTGGGATCGTCAGCAGACCTGGCGCGCCTGCGACGCCGAGGTCTCGTTCAGCCCGCAACTGACGGAGCTGTGGCAACTCAACCCCAATTACACCGAGCAACTGGCGCGCAACATCACCCGCTTCACCGGACCCGGTGCTGCGCCCGGCACACCCGCGGAAATGGCCCTGGCCAATCAGGTGCTCGATCAATGGCGCAATGGCGCCAGCCGTACCCTGTGCGGGGACATCGACCAGAGCACCCGGGAATCGCGCTATGACCTGGAATTACAGGACACTCTCAGCCTGTCCGACAGCCTGCGTCTGGTCAGCGGTTTGAACTATCGTTACGACCGGGCCGACTCCGAGACCTATTTCAACGGAATGCTGGACGACACCACATGGCGCGCATTCGGCCAACTGGAGTGGCGCGCCAGCGAACACTGGCTGTTGCAGGGCGGCGCCATGTTTGAAAACACTCAACTGATCGGCAGCTCGCTGACGCCCAGGTTTGCCGTCAATTACCTGATCAACCCGCGACACAGCCTGCGCGCGGTGTACTCGGAAGCCATCCGTTCTCCGGACATGTTCGAAAACAACGTCAACTGGAGTTATCAGGTAACCAACCTGCGCCCCTCCGCCTATGGCCAGACATCGGCCCGCTACTTCGTCAAGACCCGGGGCCCCGGCGATCTGGACCAGGAACACATGCGCTCGCGAGAACTGGGCTACAACGGCTTTTTTCCGGAATGGGGCCTGGCGCTGGACGTGAAGCTGTTCTACGACGAAATCACCGGGATGATCAGTGAGCCGCTGCGCAACAATCAGTACATCGCCAGCAACGCCAACGACTCGCGCTTTCGCGGCACCGAAACCCAGGTTGACTGGCGCGTGAGTGCAGCCGATCGACTGCGCCTGACTTACGCCTACGTCGACGCCGAAGCAAGCAACCCGCTGGACCAGCAATTCACCGCGCGCAACAGCGGATCGGCCGGTTGGCTGCGCGATTGGGGCCACGGCTGGAACAGTGCCCTCTTCTATTACGGCGACAACGCACTCAATGGCTATCGCTTCGAGCGGGTCGACACGCGCATCGCCAAACGCATCCCGTTGGGCAAGGCCCAACTGCAACTGGCCGGGGTGCTGCAACAGCGTCTGGACAATGAGCCGACCACCTTCGTCGACAACAATTACGACGAACGCCGGGTGATGTATTTCAGCGCAGAGCTGGAGTTCTAGATGCGTTACGCCCTGTCACGGAAGATGCCAACGGCCGGCCAATGGCTGGCCGGGCTGTGTCTGTTCGTGACGGCCTGGCTGCACGGCGTGGCGGTGCAGGCGGCCGACATTCTGCTGACCGGCGCCGAGGAAAGCCCCGGCGTGCAGTCCTTCGTCCAGGCCCTGAGCGAACTGCGCCCCACCGACCGCGTGCATTTCCAGCCGCTGGCGAGCCTGCCGGCGCCGGGCAAGTTGCCGTCCAGCCTGCGCCTGATTCTGCTCGACCTGCCGAGCCTCGACTGGCGCATGCAGGAAAGCCAGGGCCCGGCGACTCTGGTTCTGCGCATCAGCCGATTGCAGGCCCGGCAACGCTTTGGTACCGCGCAACCGCCGCACTTGAGCCTGCTGTGGAGCGATCCGCCGCTGAGTCGCCAGTTGCAGCTGATCCGACGGATCCTGCCTCAGGCCCGGCGTGTCGGTGTGCTGTTCGACCAGCACAGCGAGTTCCTGCTCAAGGAGCTGCTCGCCGCTGCACAACCAATGAACCTGCACGTGGTCCCGCAACGCTGGGACAACACCCACGACAACCGTCCCTTGCAGACCGTGCTGAAAAACAGTGATGTGCTGCTGGGCCTGGACGACCCTGACCTGTACAACCCGAAAACAGCAAAGAACCTGCTGCTGAGCAGCTATTCACGGCAACTGGCGCTGGTCGGCCCCAACGTCTCGTTCGTGCGCGCCGGCAGCCTCGCCAGTACCTACAGCGATCAGAGCGATTGGCTGGCAGTACTCGACGAACTGCTCGACCGCCCACCGACCGCCTGGCCGCGATCGCTCTACCCCGGGCGCTTCAAAGTCTCAAGCAATGCGCAGGTGGCTCGTTCATTAGGGATAGAGCCGATAAATGAAGCGTCTGTCGCCGCAGAGCTGGCCGAAGGAGAGCGCCGCCCATGATTTTCCGCCGTTGGGACATCAATACCCGCACCCAGTTGATCAGCCTGGGCCCTGCGCTATTGCTGACCTTGCTACTGATCAGCTTTTTCACCTTCGTGCGCATCCAGGATTTGCGCCAGGAGCTGAACCATACTGGCCAACTGATCGCCAACCAGCTCGCGCCCGCTACCGAGTACGGGGTGATTTCCGGCAACAACGAAGTATTGGAAGGCCTGCTCAAAGCCACACTGGCCACGCCCAATGTGCGGTTCCTCGAAATCCAGGACAGCGCCAACCGGATTCTGGCGTATGTCGAACAACCGTCGGACACCCACAAGCGCCCGCATCAGGTCGAAGTGTTCCAGGCGCCGGTGCGGCTGCAACGGATTGCCTTGCACAATGATTTCTTTCAGGACGGCAAAAGCACCAACGGCGGTGCCGCCGAGGATTATCTGGGGCGGGTGATCGTCGGCCTGTCCAACGATGCGTTCAGTCAGCGCCAACAGGAGATCCTGCTCAAGGCCGGGATCCTGGCACTGTTCGCCCTGCTCTTCACCTTTGTCCTCGCACGACGTCTGGCCGGCAGCCTGTCGCAGCCGATCCGCGATATCGGCGATGCGGTCAAGGCGATTCAGGACGGCGACTACAAGACCCCGTTGCCGATTGTCGATGACACCGAATTGGGGGCCTTGTCGCAGCACATCAACAATCTGGCCCAGGCGCTGGAACAGGCCAGTCGTGAACAGCATCAAGCCATGGCGCAACTGATCCAGACCCGCGAAGAGGCGGAGAAGGCCAACAACGCCAAATCGGATTTCCTGGCAATGATGAGCCATGAACTGCGCACCCCGATGAACGGTGTCCTGGGCATGCTGCAACTGCTCGAAACCACCGACATGACCGAGGAGCAGATCGAATACGCGGCGCTGGCTTCCGAGTCCACCGAGCATTTGCTCAAAGTGATCAACGACATTCTGGATTTCTCGCGTATCGAGCGTTCGGAGCTGGAGCTGGAACATATTCCGTTCAACCTCGCCGACCTGATCGGCGCCTGCGCTCAGTCTTTCCAGCACAGCGCGGCACAGCGTGGCCTGGCCCTGCAACTGCGGATTCCCGAAGACCTGCGCGGCTTGCAGGTGCAGGGCGACCCGACGCGGATCCGACAGATTCTGGTCAATCTGGTGGGCAACGCGTTGAAGTTCACCGAACAGGGTCGCGTCAGCATCGAGGCGCAGTGGCAGTCTCTGGATCACGAGTTGCTGTGGTTCACCTGCTCGGTGCGCGACAGCGGCATCGGGATTTCTTCGCAAAGCCTGGAATTGATGTTCAACGCGTTCCAGCAGGCCGACAGCTCGATTTCGCGCCGTTATGGCGGCACCGGCCTGGGCCTGCCGATCGCCCGTACCCTGGCCGAACGCATGGGCGGCACCTTGCGCGCGCAAAGCGAAGAAGGTCGCGGCTCGGTGTTTACCCTGGAAATTCCGCTGGCTCTATATAAACAGGCCTTGCCGACACTGGCCGCGCCACGAGCGGCGAATGGCGACGGTCACGGCGAAGGTCGCAACGTGCTGTTGGTGGAAGACAACCCGGTCAACCAGACTGTGATCGAAGCCATGCTGCGCAGCCTGGGCTTTACTGTCAGCGTTGCCACCGATGGCATGCAGGCCGTGCACAGCGCCGGGGGCAATCGGTTCGAGGCGATCCTGATGGACTGCCGTTTGCCGATCATCGACGGTTACGAGGCGACCCGACAGATTCGTCGTCTGCCCGGCTGCGGCCAGGTTCCGATCATCGCCCTGACCGCCAACGCCTTGCAGGGCGACCGGGAAAACTGCCTGTCGGCAGGCATGAACGATTACCTGGCCAAGCCGTTCAAACGTAATGACCTGCAGCAGATTCTGCAGCGCTGGGTGCAGTAGGAAGGCCCTTTCGAGCATCTGCGACTGGCGTGAAAAGCGAAAGTGCGGCAGTCTTAGGCACCCAATCGGGCCTCAAAAGGGGCTTGAATAAAAATTTCAGTGCACAAGTGTACATTCATGTCCTTGGTGCTGTGACTTTCACCACAACGCAATAGTCTATGAGTAGGCTGCCGGTTCGAGGCATGAACGCGTCGATCGGTCGGGAAGATTTGCCCCACCTGCCGCATGGGATTATTGAGGAGCTCGCATGACCAAACAAAACGCCTTTACTCGGGAAGACCTGCTGCGCTGCAGTCGCGGTGAGCTGTTCGGCCCAGGTAACGCGCAACTGCCCGCCCCGAACATGCTGATGGTGGATCGCATCACCCTGATCAGCGAAGAAGGCGGCAAGTACGGCAAAGGTGAATTGGTCGCCGAGCTGGATATCAACCCTGACCTGTGGTTCTTCGCCTGTCACTTCGAAGGCGATCCGGTGATGCCGGGCTGCCTGGGTCTGGATGCCATGTGGCAACTGGTCGGCTTCTTCCTGGGCTGGCAAGGCCTGCCGGGCCGTGGCCGTGCGCTGGGTTCGGGCGAAGTGAAATTCTTCGGCCAGGTCCTGCCGACCGCCAAGAAAGTCACCTACAACATTCATATCAAACGCGTCCTCAAGGGCAAGCTGAACCTGGCCATCGCCGACGGTTCGGTGACTGTCGACGGTCGCGAAATCTACACCGCCGAAGGCCTCCGGGTCGGCGTGTTCACCTCCACTGACAACTTCTAAGGGTTATCCGCATGCGCCGCGTCGTTATCACTGGTCTGGGCATTGTTTCTTGCCTGGGCAATGACAAAGAGACCGTCTCCGCTAACCTGCGTGCAAGCCGCCCTGGCATCCGGTTCAACCCGGAATATGCCGAAATGGGTCTGCGTAGCCAGGTTTCCGGCTCCATCGACCTCAACCTTGAAGAACTGATCGATCGCAAGATCTATCGTTTCGTCGGCCACGCAGCGGCTTACGCCTACCTGGCCATGAAAGACGCCATCGCCGACTCCGGTCTGACCGAAGAGCAGGTGTCCAACCCGCGTACCGGCCTGATCGCAGGTTCCGGTGGTGCGTCGACCCTGAACCAGATGGAAGCGCTGGATGTCCTGCGCGAGAAAGGCGTCAAGCGCGTCGGCCCATACCGTGTAACGCGGACCATGAGCAGCACCGTTTCGGCATGCCTGGCCACTCCGTTCAAGATCAAGGGCCTGAACTACTCCATCGCTTCTGCCTGCGCCACCAGTGCTCACTGCATCGGTACCGCCATGGAACAGATCCAGATGGGCAAGCAGGACATCGTGTTCGCCGGTGGCGGTGAAGAGGAGCACTGGAGCCAGTCGTTCCTGTTCGACGCAATGGGCGCCTTGTCCAGCAAGCGCAACGACACCCCGGAAAAAGCCTCCCGTGCCTACGA includes the following:
- a CDS encoding DUF4892 domain-containing protein, encoding MRSFSLLALCCFSPVLLAADLPGSQDLPIVPRLADAQIVDYRPAATLERIYPMGSIRKISGQLRFDGQVGARGQTTSVTYELPPEHSANEAFTVAREALQKQDAELLFWCQARDCGESSLWANEVFGNAKLYGADEQQAYLLLRLAAPRDNTLVALYSITRGNRKAYLHVEQFEAATPLGELLPTSATLLRQLKDTGELKLPKLAGDPDDTWLRLLSRGLNLDTTLRVTVSGLKAEAWRQALIAQGVRAARMETGNVEGAGLRIDLLR
- a CDS encoding alpha/beta hydrolase; the encoded protein is MSPVVEEVRLSLPHIELAAHIFGPEDGLPVIALHGWLDNANSFARLAPKLEGLRIVALDMAGHGHSGHRPVGAGYALWDYAYDVLQVAEQLGWKRFGLLGHSLGAIVSLVLAGSLPERITHLALIDGVIPPTDKGENAAERMGMALQAQLDLREKRKPVYATLDRAIEVRMKGLVAVSREAAELLAQRGLMPVPGGYTWRTDSRLTLPSPLRLTQEQAMAFIQRIACPAQLVVAADGMLAKHPELLERLPFSREQLPGGHHLHLNDESGAVLVADCFNRFFAIP
- a CDS encoding alpha/beta fold hydrolase, whose translation is MSQPIFFAHANGFPSGTYGKLFSALAPEFRVTHLEQHAHDPRFPAGDNWYHLVDELIHHLQQQEEPVWGVGHSFGGMLHLHAALRCPELYRGVVMLDSPVLTRTDQWVIRAAKRFGFIDKLTPAGRTLGRREEFADLDSARSYFAGKTLFRGFDPECFDAYLQHGLHKVGDKLRLRFDPATEISIYRGVPHTSPGRTRQLKVPLAVVRGHKSRVVMNHHTRFVGRLPQGESLTVPGGHMFPLERPQDTAQLLKKLFSRWENRQQKDCA
- a CDS encoding hotdog fold thioesterase translates to MTLWRTTPDIEQLNAIQKNTIGEVLDIRFESFDEESLTASMVIDHRTHQPYGLLHGGASVVLAETVGSMASYLCIDASKFYCVGLEINANHLRGLRSGRVTAVAKPIHIGRTTHVWDIRLTSDEGKASCVSRLTMAVVPLGEQPPAR
- a CDS encoding AMP-binding protein; the protein is MSAAFRLPLDVFYEREARHPRQRFLVQPVGGGQVETLTWADVGHQARCAAHWLRSRELPQGSHIALISKNCAHWIIADLAIWMAGHVSVPLYPNLTADSVNQVLTHSQSVLAFIGKLDDWPGMSTGVPADLPTISLPLHPPGDFDFNWGDLQRYSPIQDDPRPAADQLATIIYTSGTTGLPKGVMHSFANLGFATTRGTQLFGLNENDRLLSYLPLCHVAERMFVELASIYTGQTVFFAESLDTFLTDLKRARPTAMFGVPRIWTKFQMGVYSKIPAKRLDFLLGLPFIGKRIGHKVLVGLGLDALRVALSGAAPVPLTLLRWYQKLGLDVLEVYGMTESCGYSHICLPGQYKEGWIGRPCPDVEVRIDESGEVQVRSQANMLGYFKEPQKTAETLTADGFLRTGDKGEQDAEGRLRLTGRLKEIFKTSKGKYVAPAPIENRLAVHTRIEQVCVVGDGLSAPLGLCVISAAGHEDARPQLHSSLEKLLEEVNAALDKHERLRRLVVVKDSWAVENGFLTPTLKIKRNVIEDTYGARFEEWSERSEAVLWQD
- the sixA gene encoding phosphohistidine phosphatase SixA; translated protein: MKLWVLRHGEAEPYGSRPDSERELTAHGRKEVLSSAARLMGQPLTAIYASPYLRAQQTAQLVREALGFEPEIRTVEWLTPEVDPDRVAEQLVSVSNVLLVSHNPLVGHLLSYLQHGAGYPPEKVSTAGLAELEHSELLIGSMTLNSLKHP
- a CDS encoding DUF4389 domain-containing protein — protein: MNDPKTEAKYESILLRVLWMIVYILVWQVAQFILGALVLVQLIYRLIYGAPSAGLMNFGDSLSQFLAQIGRFGSFHSDQKPWPFADWPAPRTPEGEAPHVVAPAPHPARDEEPKL
- a CDS encoding NAD(P)H-dependent glycerol-3-phosphate dehydrogenase yields the protein MTEQRPIAVLGGGSFGTAVANLLAENGHQVRQWMRDPEQAEAIRVNRENPRYLKGIKILPGVTAVTDLQETLDACDLCFVALPSSALRTVLAPHAERLSGKMLVSLTKGIEAHTFKLMSQILEEIAPQARIGVLSGPNLAREIAEHALTATVVASEDEELCKAVQAALHGRTFRVYASADRFGVELGGALKNVYAIIAGMAVALNMGENTKSMLITRALAEMTRFAVNQGANPMTFLGLAGVGDLIVTCSSPKSRNYQVGFALGQGLSLDEAVSRLGEVAEGVNTLKVLKAKAQEVGVYMPLVAGLHAILFEGRTLEQVIGLLMRAEPKTDVDFISTSGFN